Proteins encoded within one genomic window of Halomonas sp. YLGW01:
- the ccoO gene encoding cytochrome-c oxidase, cbb3-type subunit II — translation MRHEIVEKNVGLLAVLILVVISFGGLTEIVPLFFQKETTQPVAGLEPLTPLELEGRDIYIREGCVGCHSQMVRPFRAETERYGHYSVAGEFVYDHPFLWGSKRTGPDLARVGGRYSDDWHRAHLYNPRDVVPESKMPAYPWLFDNTLDGEATETKLRALQSMGVPYTDEQIAGAGDEVRGEQEITALVAYLQQLGTVLKDSR, via the coding sequence ATGAGACACGAGATAGTCGAAAAGAACGTGGGCCTGCTCGCCGTGCTGATCCTGGTGGTGATCAGTTTCGGCGGTCTGACAGAGATCGTGCCGCTATTCTTCCAGAAGGAAACGACCCAGCCGGTGGCCGGCCTCGAGCCGTTGACGCCGCTGGAGCTCGAGGGCCGTGACATCTACATCCGTGAGGGCTGTGTGGGCTGTCACTCGCAGATGGTGCGCCCCTTCCGCGCCGAGACCGAACGCTATGGCCACTACAGCGTGGCCGGCGAATTCGTCTACGATCACCCCTTCCTGTGGGGGTCCAAGCGCACCGGCCCCGATCTGGCGCGGGTCGGCGGCCGCTATTCCGACGACTGGCACCGGGCTCACCTCTACAACCCCCGTGACGTGGTACCGGAATCCAAGATGCCGGCCTATCCCTGGCTGTTCGACAACACCCTCGACGGCGAGGCCACCGAGACCAAGCTGCGCGCCCTGCAGAGCATGGGCGTGCCCTATACCGACGAACAGATCGCAGGCGCCGGCGACGAGGTCCGCGGCGAACAGGAGATCACCGCCCTGGTTGCCTACCTGCAACAGTTGGGCACCGTTCTCAAGGACTCGCGCTGA
- a CDS encoding NADPH-dependent 2,4-dienoyl-CoA reductase, with amino-acid sequence MTTYPHLFQPLTLGNLTLPNRVLMGSMHTNLEEAPDGFARLATFYGERARAGVGLIVTGGIAPNAEGAVFEGAAKLTDAREAAAHRPVTEAVHDEGGRICLQILHAGRYAYSSAPVAPSAIRAPINAVTPRALEGDEVEAQIEDYVRCARLAREAGYDGVEVMGSEGYLINQFLCRRTNRREDGWGGDFAARMRFPVEIVRRIRAALGADFLIIFRLSMLDLVEEGSCWQEVVALGRALEAVGVDLINTGIGWHEARVPTIVTSVPRAAFTEVTRRMKAELSVPLITTNRINMPEVAERVLAEGHADLVSMARPFLADPDWVAKARAGRRDEINTCIACNQACLDHTFQGKLTSCLVNPRACHETELAITPAEVPQDIAVVGAGPAGLAAAVTAARRGHRVVLFERAGEVGGQFNHARRIPGKEEFDETLRYFRVMLDKHGVEVRLNTEANLEALAGFATVVLASGVRPRPLTLPGGEHPKVFDYPEAIRHPERIGARVAIIGAGGIGFDVAELLTHVRQDEAPGQALAGWCREWGVDLAAREGAGLTDPERPPAARRVTLLQRKASKPGKGLGTTSGWVHRASLRHRGVEMLAGCEYLAIDDAGLHMRVSGEPRLLEVDSIVVCAGQEPVRELFAPLEAAGVAVHLIGGADEAAELDAKRAIDQGTRLAARL; translated from the coding sequence GTGACCACCTACCCGCATCTTTTCCAGCCGCTTACGCTGGGTAACTTGACCCTGCCCAATCGCGTGCTGATGGGCTCGATGCACACCAATCTCGAGGAGGCGCCCGACGGCTTCGCCCGCCTGGCAACCTTCTACGGCGAACGCGCACGAGCCGGGGTGGGGCTGATCGTCACCGGTGGCATCGCGCCCAACGCCGAAGGGGCGGTGTTCGAGGGCGCCGCCAAGCTTACCGACGCGCGGGAGGCCGCCGCCCATCGGCCGGTCACCGAGGCGGTGCATGACGAGGGCGGGCGGATCTGCCTGCAGATTTTGCACGCGGGGCGCTATGCCTACTCCTCCGCGCCGGTCGCTCCCTCGGCGATCCGCGCCCCGATCAACGCCGTCACGCCGCGGGCGCTGGAGGGCGACGAGGTCGAGGCACAGATCGAGGACTATGTGCGCTGCGCTCGCCTCGCCAGGGAGGCGGGCTACGACGGGGTCGAGGTGATGGGCTCGGAGGGGTATCTGATCAACCAGTTCCTGTGCCGGCGCACCAACCGGCGCGAGGATGGCTGGGGCGGTGACTTCGCCGCGCGCATGCGCTTTCCGGTGGAGATCGTGCGGCGCATCCGGGCCGCGCTGGGCGCGGACTTCCTGATCATCTTCCGCTTGTCGATGCTGGACCTGGTCGAGGAGGGTAGCTGCTGGCAGGAGGTGGTGGCACTGGGGCGCGCCCTCGAGGCCGTCGGCGTGGATCTGATCAACACCGGCATCGGCTGGCACGAGGCGCGGGTGCCGACCATCGTCACCAGCGTGCCGCGAGCTGCCTTCACCGAGGTGACCCGGCGCATGAAGGCCGAGTTGTCGGTGCCCCTGATCACCACCAACCGCATCAACATGCCCGAGGTCGCCGAGCGGGTGCTGGCCGAGGGCCATGCCGACCTGGTGTCGATGGCGAGACCCTTCCTGGCCGATCCCGACTGGGTGGCCAAGGCCCGGGCGGGGCGTCGTGACGAGATCAACACCTGCATTGCCTGCAACCAGGCCTGCCTCGACCATACCTTCCAGGGCAAGCTGACCTCCTGCCTGGTCAATCCGCGGGCCTGCCACGAGACCGAACTGGCGATCACGCCGGCCGAAGTGCCGCAGGATATCGCGGTGGTCGGCGCCGGCCCGGCAGGATTGGCGGCGGCCGTCACCGCCGCCCGTCGCGGCCACCGGGTCGTACTCTTCGAGCGGGCGGGCGAGGTGGGCGGGCAGTTCAACCATGCCCGGCGGATTCCCGGCAAGGAGGAATTCGACGAGACGCTCCGCTACTTCCGGGTGATGCTCGACAAGCATGGTGTCGAGGTGCGCCTGAACACCGAGGCGAACCTGGAGGCGCTTGCGGGCTTCGCCACCGTGGTGCTGGCCAGCGGCGTACGCCCGCGCCCGCTGACGCTTCCGGGCGGCGAGCACCCCAAGGTGTTCGACTATCCCGAGGCAATCCGCCACCCCGAGCGGATCGGGGCGCGAGTGGCGATCATCGGTGCCGGTGGTATCGGCTTCGACGTCGCCGAGCTGCTGACCCATGTGAGGCAGGACGAGGCGCCGGGTCAGGCGCTGGCCGGCTGGTGCCGGGAGTGGGGCGTCGATCTCGCGGCCCGCGAGGGGGCCGGGCTCACCGACCCGGAGCGGCCGCCGGCAGCGCGGCGGGTCACCCTGCTGCAGCGCAAGGCCAGTAAGCCGGGCAAGGGACTCGGCACGACCTCGGGCTGGGTGCATCGGGCCTCGCTGCGCCATCGCGGCGTCGAGATGCTGGCCGGCTGCGAGTACCTGGCCATCGACGATGCCGGGCTGCATATGCGCGTGTCGGGCGAGCCGCGGCTGCTCGAGGTCGACAGCATCGTGGTCTGTGCCGGCCAGGAGCCGGTGCGCGAGCTCTTCGCTCCGCTCGAGGCCGCAGGGGTGGCCGTGCATCTGATCGGCGGTGCCGACGAGGCCGCCGAGCTCGATGCCAAGCGGGCCATCGACCAGGGTACGCGGCTGGCAGCGCGTCTCTAG
- a CDS encoding SpoVR family protein gives MSKTRQTPLATGSDWNFEVLAEFEREIARLADEYRLDTYPNQIEVITSEQMMDAYASVGMPVGYHHWSFGKQFLSVEQAYRRGQMGLAYELVINSDPCIAYLMEENTLMMQVLVMAHACYGHNSFFKGNYLFRAWTDAGSIIDYLVFARKYVAECEERHGVAAVEQLLDACHALQNYGVDRYKRPSPISPEEEALRQAEREEYLQAQVNMLWRTIPLAEQEQVAGDRMDDDDPLDLHQAGRYPPEPQENLLYFIEKNAPLLAPWQREIVRIVRKLAQYFYPQRQTQVMNEGWATFWHYTLMHRMFDEGLVDEGLILEFLQSHTAVVNQPPFDSPYYNGLNPYALGFAMFTDIRRICESPTAEDREWFPDIAGSDWLETLHFAMRNFKDESFIQQFLSPKVIRDLKLFNVIDDDQDEMLTVAAIHDERGYRRIREALSVQYALSVREPNIQVYAADIRGDRSLTLRHVQDRRRPLAKSVYPVMRHLHQLWGFPVRLESIEEDEVARRYQWPLPNETGQE, from the coding sequence ATGAGCAAGACCCGACAGACTCCCCTCGCCACCGGTTCGGACTGGAACTTCGAGGTGCTCGCCGAGTTCGAGCGCGAGATCGCCCGACTCGCCGATGAATATCGCCTCGATACCTATCCTAATCAGATCGAGGTGATCACCTCGGAGCAGATGATGGATGCCTACGCCAGCGTGGGCATGCCGGTGGGCTACCATCACTGGTCCTTCGGCAAGCAGTTCCTGTCCGTTGAGCAGGCCTATCGTCGTGGCCAGATGGGGCTCGCCTATGAGCTGGTCATCAACTCCGATCCCTGCATCGCCTATCTGATGGAAGAGAACACCCTGATGATGCAGGTGCTGGTGATGGCGCATGCCTGCTACGGGCACAACTCCTTCTTCAAGGGCAACTACCTGTTTCGCGCCTGGACCGATGCCGGCTCGATCATCGACTACCTGGTGTTCGCGCGGAAATACGTGGCCGAGTGCGAGGAGCGTCACGGGGTGGCGGCGGTGGAGCAGCTGCTGGATGCCTGCCACGCGTTGCAGAACTATGGGGTCGATCGCTACAAGCGGCCCTCGCCGATCTCCCCCGAGGAGGAGGCGCTTCGCCAGGCCGAGCGTGAGGAGTACCTGCAGGCGCAGGTGAACATGCTGTGGCGGACGATTCCGCTGGCCGAGCAGGAGCAGGTGGCCGGCGACCGGATGGACGATGACGATCCGCTGGACCTTCACCAGGCCGGCCGCTACCCGCCGGAGCCGCAGGAGAATCTGCTCTATTTCATCGAGAAGAATGCGCCCCTGCTCGCGCCCTGGCAGCGGGAGATCGTGCGCATCGTGCGCAAGCTGGCCCAGTATTTCTATCCCCAGCGCCAGACCCAGGTCATGAACGAGGGCTGGGCGACTTTCTGGCACTATACCCTGATGCACCGGATGTTCGACGAGGGGCTCGTCGACGAGGGTCTGATCCTCGAGTTCCTGCAATCGCACACCGCCGTGGTCAATCAGCCGCCCTTCGACAGTCCCTACTACAACGGCCTCAACCCCTATGCGCTGGGCTTCGCGATGTTTACCGACATTCGCCGCATCTGCGAGTCCCCCACCGCCGAGGACCGGGAGTGGTTCCCCGATATTGCCGGCAGTGACTGGCTCGAGACGCTGCATTTCGCGATGCGGAATTTCAAGGACGAGTCCTTCATCCAGCAGTTCCTGTCACCGAAGGTGATTCGCGATCTCAAGCTCTTCAACGTGATCGATGACGATCAGGACGAGATGCTGACGGTGGCGGCGATTCATGACGAGCGAGGCTATCGGCGCATTCGCGAGGCGCTGTCGGTGCAGTACGCGCTGTCGGTCCGTGAGCCGAACATCCAGGTCTACGCGGCCGATATCCGGGGGGATCGCTCGCTGACCCTGCGCCACGT
- the ccoN gene encoding cytochrome-c oxidase, cbb3-type subunit I: MNTAFEHPTYNYKVVRQFAIMTVVWGIVGMSLGVIIAAQLVWPELNLGLPWTSFGRLRPLHTNAVIFAFGGSALMATSYYVVQRTCQVRLFSDRLAAFTFWGWQAVIVSAVITLPLGFTTSKEYAELEWPINILIAVVWVSYAIVFLGTIKQRKTSHIYVANWFYAAFILTVAVLHIVNNAAIPVGAFKSYSIYPGAVDAMVQWWWGHNAVGFFLTAGFLGMMYYFVPKQAERPVYSYRLSIVHFWALITTYMWAGAHHLHYTALPDWAQSVGMIMSIILLAPSWGGMINGMMTLSGAWHKLRTDPTLRFLVVALSFYGMSTFEGPMMAVKTVNALSHYTDWTIGHVHSGALGWVAMITIGSMYHLIPRLFGETEMHSVKLIAVHFWLATIGTVLYIAAMWVNGILQGLMWRAVNADGTLMYTFVEALEASHPGYVVRWIGGLFWVVGMLLMALNVYLTIKRSNVERQPLPQTA, encoded by the coding sequence ATGAACACAGCATTTGAGCACCCGACCTACAACTACAAGGTGGTTCGGCAGTTCGCGATCATGACCGTGGTATGGGGCATCGTCGGCATGAGCCTGGGCGTGATCATTGCCGCGCAGCTGGTCTGGCCGGAACTCAACCTGGGGCTGCCCTGGACCAGCTTCGGCCGCCTGCGTCCGCTGCACACCAACGCGGTGATCTTCGCCTTCGGCGGCTCGGCCCTGATGGCGACTTCGTACTACGTGGTGCAGCGCACCTGCCAGGTTCGCCTGTTCTCCGACCGGCTCGCCGCCTTCACGTTCTGGGGCTGGCAGGCGGTGATCGTCTCCGCGGTCATCACCCTGCCGCTGGGGTTCACCACCTCCAAGGAGTATGCCGAGCTCGAGTGGCCGATCAACATCCTGATCGCGGTGGTCTGGGTCAGCTACGCCATCGTCTTCCTGGGCACCATCAAGCAGCGCAAGACCTCCCACATCTACGTGGCGAACTGGTTCTATGCGGCCTTCATCCTGACCGTGGCCGTGCTGCACATCGTCAACAACGCCGCCATTCCGGTCGGGGCCTTCAAGTCCTACTCGATCTACCCCGGCGCGGTCGACGCCATGGTCCAGTGGTGGTGGGGCCACAACGCCGTGGGTTTCTTCCTGACCGCCGGCTTCCTCGGCATGATGTACTACTTCGTGCCCAAGCAGGCCGAGCGGCCGGTCTATTCCTATCGCCTGTCCATCGTCCACTTCTGGGCGCTGATCACCACCTACATGTGGGCCGGCGCCCACCACCTGCACTACACCGCCCTGCCCGACTGGGCGCAGTCGGTGGGCATGATCATGTCGATCATCCTGCTGGCGCCCTCCTGGGGCGGCATGATCAACGGCATGATGACCCTGTCCGGCGCCTGGCATAAGCTGCGCACCGACCCGACCCTGCGTTTTTTGGTGGTGGCGCTTTCGTTCTACGGCATGTCGACCTTCGAGGGGCCGATGATGGCGGTGAAGACCGTCAACGCCCTGTCGCACTATACCGACTGGACCATCGGTCACGTCCACTCCGGGGCCCTTGGGTGGGTGGCGATGATCACCATCGGCTCCATGTACCACCTGATTCCGCGACTGTTCGGCGAAACCGAGATGCACTCGGTCAAGCTGATCGCCGTTCACTTCTGGCTGGCCACCATAGGCACCGTGCTCTATATCGCCGCGATGTGGGTCAACGGCATCCTGCAGGGCCTGATGTGGCGGGCGGTCAACGCCGACGGCACCCTGATGTACACCTTCGTGGAAGCCCTCGAGGCCAGCCATCCCGGCTACGTGGTTCGCTGGATCGGCGGCCTGTTCTGGGTCGTCGGCATGCTGCTCATGGCCTTGAACGTCTACCTGACGATCAAGCGCAGCAACGTCGAGCGCCAGCCGCTTCCTCAGACCGCCTGA
- a CDS encoding PrkA family serine protein kinase, with protein sequence MSIFDHVQNRYERVKQEELSLTEYLELCRSDPTAYASAAERMLVAIGEPEVIDTAKDSRLSRIFSNKVIRRYPAFSEFYGMEEAIEQIVAYFRHAAQGLEERKQILYLLGPVGGGKSSLAERLKLLMERVPFYAIKGSPVFESPLGLFSPEEDGELLEKEYGIPRRCLKSVMSPWASKRLKEYGGDISQFRVVRLFPSRLNQIAISKTEPGDENNQDISSLVGKVDIRQLELYSQDDPDAYSFSGGLCKANQGLMEFVEMFKAPIKVLHPLLTATQEGNYNPTEGMGAIPFDGVVLAHSNESEWQTFRNNRNNEAFLDRVYMVKVPYCLRVTEEVKIYQKLLEHSSLSKAPCAPDTLRMLAQFTVLSRLKEPENSSIYSKMRVYDGKNLKDTDPKAKSIQEYRDGAGVDEGMTGLSTRFAFKILSKVFNFDTHEIAANPVHLLYVLEQRLEQEQLPKEVFERYLRFIKEFLAPRYVDFIGKEIQTAYLESYSEYGQNIFDRYVTYADFWIQDQEYRDPETGELFNRQSLNEELEKIEKPAGISNPKDFRHEVVNFVLRARAQNNGMNPSWGSYEKLRGVIEKKMFANTEELLPVISFNAKASQSDQKKHEDFVARMVDRGYTEKQVRLLSEWYLRVRKSQ encoded by the coding sequence ATGAGCATCTTCGATCATGTCCAGAATCGCTACGAACGCGTGAAACAGGAGGAACTCAGTCTCACGGAGTACCTGGAGCTCTGTCGTAGCGATCCCACCGCCTATGCCTCGGCTGCCGAGCGCATGCTGGTGGCGATCGGGGAGCCCGAGGTGATCGACACTGCCAAGGATTCCCGGCTGTCCCGTATCTTTTCCAACAAGGTGATTCGGCGCTACCCGGCGTTTTCCGAGTTCTACGGCATGGAGGAGGCCATCGAGCAGATCGTGGCCTACTTCCGGCATGCCGCCCAGGGACTCGAGGAGCGCAAGCAGATCCTCTACCTGTTGGGCCCGGTGGGGGGCGGGAAATCGTCTCTGGCCGAGCGCCTGAAGCTCCTGATGGAGCGGGTGCCCTTCTATGCCATCAAGGGCTCGCCGGTCTTCGAGTCGCCGCTGGGGTTGTTCTCCCCCGAGGAGGACGGCGAGCTGCTCGAGAAGGAATACGGCATTCCCAGGCGCTGCCTGAAGAGCGTGATGTCGCCCTGGGCCTCCAAACGCCTCAAGGAGTATGGCGGCGATATCTCCCAGTTCCGGGTGGTGCGCCTCTTCCCGTCGCGCCTCAACCAGATCGCCATCTCCAAGACCGAACCCGGCGACGAGAACAACCAGGATATCTCCTCGCTGGTCGGCAAGGTCGACATCCGCCAGCTCGAGCTCTACTCCCAGGATGATCCGGATGCCTACAGCTTCTCCGGCGGGCTGTGCAAGGCCAACCAGGGCCTGATGGAGTTCGTGGAGATGTTCAAGGCACCGATCAAGGTGCTGCACCCGCTGCTGACGGCGACTCAGGAGGGAAACTACAACCCCACCGAAGGCATGGGCGCGATCCCCTTCGACGGGGTGGTGCTGGCGCACTCCAACGAGAGCGAGTGGCAGACCTTCCGCAACAACCGCAACAATGAGGCCTTCCTCGACCGGGTCTATATGGTCAAGGTGCCCTACTGCCTGCGGGTGACCGAAGAGGTCAAGATCTACCAGAAACTGCTGGAGCATTCCTCGCTGTCCAAGGCGCCCTGTGCGCCCGACACCCTGCGCATGCTGGCGCAATTCACGGTGCTGTCCCGGCTCAAGGAGCCCGAGAATTCCAGTATCTACTCGAAGATGCGGGTCTATGACGGCAAGAACCTCAAGGACACCGATCCCAAGGCCAAGTCGATCCAGGAATATCGCGACGGTGCCGGGGTCGACGAGGGCATGACAGGTCTCTCGACCCGTTTCGCTTTCAAGATCCTATCTAAGGTCTTCAACTTCGATACCCACGAGATCGCCGCCAACCCGGTGCATCTGCTCTATGTGCTGGAACAGCGCCTGGAGCAGGAGCAGCTGCCCAAGGAAGTCTTCGAGCGTTATCTGCGCTTCATCAAGGAGTTCCTGGCGCCGCGCTACGTCGACTTCATCGGCAAGGAGATTCAGACCGCGTATCTGGAGTCCTACTCCGAGTACGGCCAGAACATCTTCGATCGCTACGTCACCTACGCGGATTTCTGGATTCAGGATCAGGAGTACCGCGACCCGGAGACCGGCGAACTGTTCAATCGCCAGTCGCTCAACGAGGAGCTCGAGAAGATCGAGAAGCCGGCGGGTATCTCCAATCCCAAGGATTTCCGCCACGAAGTGGTGAATTTCGTGCTGCGGGCCCGAGCGCAGAACAACGGCATGAACCCCAGTTGGGGCTCCTACGAGAAGCTCAGGGGCGTGATCGAGAAGAAGATGTTCGCCAATACCGAGGAGCTGCTGCCGGTGATCTCCTTCAATGCCAAGGCGTCTCAATCGGATCAGAAGAAGCACGAGGACTTTGTGGCCCGGATGGTCGATCGCGGCTACACCGAGAAGCAGGTGCGGCTGCTGTCGGAGTGGTACCTGCGGGTGCGCAAGTCGCAGTAG
- a CDS encoding alpha/beta family hydrolase, protein MAYPIDASTSLLTPTAFGRCLAQGQTGSWWVEGRGPVEVSGSPRHGRLLLTHGAGAGHDSAFLVALREALASAGVQVLAIEFAYMQQMRREGRRRPPPKIEHLVDELAGWCDTLTQAGLPAPWLGGKSMGGRVASLLAAQRGGGQDEAPGIAGLALCGYPFHPPGKPEKTRLAHWPALNCPTLVLQGTRDPFGRRDEVEGYTLPGCAEVHFLEAGDHDWLPTRRSGLTQADLIHAAARVIAERMVLASS, encoded by the coding sequence GTGGCTTACCCCATAGATGCCAGCACCTCGTTGCTCACGCCGACCGCCTTCGGGCGCTGCCTTGCCCAAGGGCAGACGGGCTCCTGGTGGGTCGAGGGCCGGGGGCCGGTCGAGGTGAGCGGGTCCCCTCGCCATGGTCGGCTGCTGCTGACGCACGGGGCCGGCGCGGGTCATGATTCGGCCTTTCTTGTCGCGCTGCGCGAGGCGCTGGCCTCGGCCGGCGTCCAGGTGCTGGCGATCGAATTCGCCTATATGCAGCAGATGCGCCGCGAGGGGCGCCGGCGGCCGCCGCCGAAGATCGAACACCTGGTGGACGAACTGGCCGGCTGGTGCGACACCTTGACGCAGGCTGGGCTGCCCGCGCCTTGGCTCGGCGGCAAGTCGATGGGCGGGCGCGTGGCGAGCCTGCTGGCCGCCCAGCGAGGAGGCGGGCAGGACGAGGCCCCCGGCATTGCTGGCCTGGCCCTGTGTGGCTACCCCTTCCACCCACCGGGCAAGCCCGAAAAGACGCGATTGGCGCATTGGCCGGCGCTTAACTGTCCGACGCTGGTGCTGCAGGGCACGCGAGACCCCTTCGGGCGCCGCGACGAGGTGGAAGGCTACACGCTGCCTGGCTGCGCCGAGGTGCATTTCCTGGAGGCGGGCGATCATGACTGGTTGCCGACCCGGCGCAGCGGCCTGACCCAGGCCGACCTGATCCATGCAGCGGCCCGGGTGATCGCCGAACGAATGGTTCTCGCCTCGTCGTAG
- a CDS encoding cbb3-type cytochrome c oxidase subunit 3: protein MDMGTFRGITTLLILIAFLGIVAWAYSKRRRKDFDEAANLPFADEQDDATPDDRASPGEVHSRQDRGDKNT, encoded by the coding sequence ATGGACATGGGCACCTTTCGGGGCATCACCACCCTGCTGATCCTGATCGCCTTTCTCGGCATCGTGGCCTGGGCCTACTCCAAGCGTCGCCGCAAGGACTTCGACGAGGCGGCCAACCTGCCCTTCGCCGACGAGCAGGATGACGCGACACCTGACGACCGCGCCTCGCCGGGCGAGGTACATTCCCGACAGGACAGGGGAGACAAGAACACATGA
- a CDS encoding YeaH/YhbH family protein, producing MSYFIDRRANAKHKSAVNRQRFLDRYRTHIKRSVEEAVNRRSITDMQHGEKVSIPARDISEPVFQHGQGGHRSIVSPGNREFDEGDRLRRPSGGGGGGSGEGGASNQGEGMDEFAFSLTRDEFLDFVFDGLELPHLERKQLMDLEEVKPVRAGITRDGVPSRINIVRSMREAQARRIAMRAPIRRALREAVEALAEEERKDPVLRNPSRIQELKAEIERLEKRLEAVPFIDTYDLRYNNVVNQPTPSNKAVMFCVMDVSGSMTQSHKDIAKRFFLLLYLFLERNYEKVELVFVRHHTAAKEVDEEEFFYSRETGGTIVSSALTLVDEIIRDRYPPADWNLYVAQASDGDNWDDDSTTCRELLSQSLMSRLAYFTYVEITPHAHQALWEEYEAVEQEFPSRFAMRQIVEPGDIYPVFRELFRKVEA from the coding sequence ATGAGCTATTTCATCGATCGACGAGCCAATGCCAAGCACAAGAGTGCGGTCAATCGGCAGCGCTTCCTCGATCGCTATCGCACCCACATCAAGCGATCGGTGGAGGAGGCCGTCAATCGGCGCTCGATCACCGACATGCAGCACGGCGAGAAGGTCTCCATTCCGGCCCGGGACATCTCCGAGCCGGTCTTTCAGCACGGCCAGGGCGGTCATCGCTCCATCGTCAGTCCCGGCAATCGCGAATTCGACGAGGGGGATCGGCTGCGTCGGCCTAGCGGTGGGGGCGGTGGCGGCAGCGGCGAGGGAGGGGCGTCGAATCAGGGGGAGGGCATGGACGAGTTCGCCTTCAGCCTGACCCGTGACGAGTTTCTCGATTTCGTCTTCGATGGCCTGGAGCTGCCTCATCTCGAGCGCAAGCAGTTGATGGATCTCGAGGAAGTGAAGCCGGTGCGGGCCGGCATCACCCGCGACGGCGTGCCGTCGCGGATCAATATCGTGCGCTCGATGCGCGAGGCGCAGGCCAGGCGCATCGCCATGCGAGCCCCGATTCGCCGTGCCCTGCGCGAGGCCGTGGAGGCTCTGGCGGAAGAGGAGCGCAAGGACCCGGTGCTGCGCAACCCCTCGCGTATCCAGGAGCTCAAGGCCGAGATCGAGCGCCTGGAGAAGCGTCTGGAAGCCGTGCCTTTCATCGACACCTATGACCTGCGTTACAACAACGTGGTCAATCAGCCCACGCCATCCAACAAGGCGGTCATGTTCTGCGTGATGGATGTCTCGGGCTCGATGACCCAGTCCCACAAGGACATCGCCAAGCGCTTCTTTCTGCTGCTCTACCTGTTTCTCGAGCGCAACTACGAGAAGGTAGAGCTGGTCTTCGTGCGCCACCATACCGCGGCCAAGGAGGTGGACGAGGAGGAATTCTTCTATTCCCGGGAGACCGGCGGCACCATCGTGTCCAGCGCCCTGACCCTTGTCGACGAGATCATTCGTGACCGTTACCCGCCCGCCGACTGGAATCTCTACGTCGCTCAGGCCTCCGACGGCGACAACTGGGACGACGACTCCACCACCTGTCGGGAGCTGTTGTCCCAGTCGCTGATGTCGCGGCTCGCCTATTTCACCTATGTCGAGATCACGCCCCATGCCCATCAGGCGCTGTGGGAAGAGTATGAGGCCGTCGAGCAGGAGTTTCCTTCTCGATTCGCCATGCGCCAGATCGTCGAGCCGGGAGATATCTATCCGGTCTTTCGTGAGCTGTTTCGCAAGGTCGAGGCCTGA
- a CDS encoding low specificity L-threonine aldolase, with the protein MEPDCTPRYLASDNTSGICPEAMEYLLEANRSDDLAYGNDRWTERATDRFRELFDYDCDVFFVFNGTAANSLTLAAMGRSYHSVICHELAHIETDECGGPEFFSNGAKLLTSPGDHGKLTPEGIEALVTKRSDIHYPKPRVISLTQATEVGTLYSLEELRAIRAMADKHDLRLHMDGARFANACAALDMSPAELTWQVGIDALCFSGTKNGMAMGEAILFFNRDLSEDFAYRCKQAGQLASKMRFIAAPWLGLLESGAWRTNAEHANAMARYLADGLIGLPGVEAMFPTQANSVFVSLPPAAIAALKARGWTFYTFIGAGGARFVCSWNTTTELLDALLSDIRDALGQA; encoded by the coding sequence ATGGAACCCGACTGCACTCCGCGCTACTTGGCCAGTGACAACACCTCCGGGATCTGTCCAGAGGCCATGGAATACCTGCTTGAGGCCAATCGCAGCGATGATCTCGCCTACGGCAACGATCGCTGGACCGAGCGGGCGACCGATCGTTTCCGCGAACTCTTCGACTACGACTGCGATGTCTTCTTCGTCTTCAATGGCACCGCCGCCAACTCGCTGACCCTGGCCGCCATGGGGCGCAGCTATCACAGCGTGATCTGCCATGAGCTCGCCCATATCGAGACCGACGAGTGCGGCGGGCCGGAATTCTTCTCCAACGGCGCCAAGCTGCTGACCTCGCCGGGCGACCATGGCAAGCTGACCCCCGAGGGCATCGAGGCACTGGTCACCAAGCGCAGTGACATTCACTACCCCAAGCCCCGGGTGATCTCGCTGACCCAGGCCACCGAGGTCGGCACCCTCTACAGCCTCGAGGAGCTGCGGGCGATCCGCGCCATGGCCGACAAGCATGACCTGCGCCTACACATGGACGGCGCGCGCTTCGCCAACGCCTGTGCGGCACTGGACATGTCGCCCGCCGAGCTGACCTGGCAGGTCGGCATCGATGCGCTGTGCTTTTCGGGTACCAAGAACGGCATGGCGATGGGGGAGGCGATCCTGTTCTTCAATCGGGATCTGTCCGAGGACTTCGCCTACCGCTGCAAGCAGGCGGGTCAGCTGGCCTCCAAGATGCGCTTCATCGCCGCCCCCTGGCTGGGGCTTCTTGAGAGTGGCGCCTGGCGGACCAATGCCGAACACGCCAACGCCATGGCCCGCTATCTGGCCGATGGTCTGATCGGGCTGCCCGGGGTCGAGGCGATGTTCCCCACCCAAGCCAACAGCGTCTTCGTCAGCCTGCCGCCGGCCGCGATCGCTGCCCTCAAGGCGCGTGGCTGGACCTTCTATACCTTCATCGGTGCCGGCGGGGCGCGCTTCGTCTGCTCCTGGAATACCACTACCGAGCTGCTCGACGCCTTGCTTAGCGATATTCGCGACGCCCTGGGCCAGGCCTGA